A genomic region of bacterium contains the following coding sequences:
- a CDS encoding ROK family protein, translating into MQVLGLDLGGTKLAAARFSTEGRILQRENALLGGREGSDVGALIIETARSFVAREPIAAIGVSIPGIYYAQSGRVWAPNIPGWSEYPLLEELSQAFPSLPVAIDSDRACYILGERWQGAAHGCRNAIFLAVGTGIGAGILIEDRVLRGQGDIAGAVGWMGLVQPYADKYAPCGCFEYHASGDGLARVARDYLAAEPVWQGPLRHTDAASMKGTEIFAAQAQGDLLAQRVLDEAVVFWGMAVANLISTFNPEKIILGGGVFGPAGELLERIRAEAKKWAQPIAFHQVALELSTLGGDAGLIGAGSLAFQAAKER; encoded by the coding sequence ATGCAGGTGTTAGGACTCGATCTGGGCGGCACCAAACTCGCCGCCGCCCGCTTTTCAACGGAGGGACGCATCCTCCAGCGGGAGAACGCCCTTCTCGGCGGCCGGGAAGGCTCCGATGTGGGTGCGTTGATCATCGAAACCGCACGTTCCTTCGTCGCGCGTGAGCCGATTGCGGCCATCGGCGTCTCGATCCCGGGGATCTATTATGCGCAATCGGGGAGAGTATGGGCGCCCAACATCCCGGGCTGGAGCGAATACCCCCTCCTGGAAGAACTCTCTCAGGCCTTCCCTTCGCTCCCGGTCGCCATCGACAGCGACCGGGCCTGCTATATCCTCGGAGAACGCTGGCAAGGCGCTGCACACGGCTGCCGGAATGCCATCTTTCTGGCGGTTGGCACCGGCATCGGCGCCGGGATCCTCATCGAGGACCGGGTGCTGCGCGGGCAGGGTGACATCGCCGGAGCCGTAGGCTGGATGGGGCTCGTACAGCCCTATGCAGACAAGTACGCCCCCTGCGGCTGCTTTGAATACCACGCTTCCGGCGACGGCCTCGCCCGGGTTGCGCGCGACTATCTCGCCGCCGAGCCCGTTTGGCAGGGGCCGCTGCGCCACACCGACGCCGCCAGCATGAAGGGGACGGAAATCTTCGCCGCCCAGGCCCAAGGTGATCTCCTGGCGCAGCGCGTCCTCGATGAGGCCGTGGTCTTCTGGGGTATGGCCGTGGCCAATTTGATCAGTACCTTCAATCCAGAAAAGATCATCCTCGGCGGCGGCGTCTTTGGACCGGCGGGCGAACTCCTCGAGCGCATCCGCGCCGAGGCGAAAAAGTGGGCCCAACCGATCGCCTTCCACCAGGTTGCGCTGGAGCTTTCGACTCTCGGCGGCGATG
- a CDS encoding Ig-like domain-containing protein yields MRIQSIRKTDSLYHTCLKERLLALLVLMLPALTTGQVIKFTDVTAVMKVPGWVTNGFSTYGHGAIWTDISGDSLPDLYIANAMRQANSKLPETLYISHAGAPYTEEDGSRGVSDSYGSTGSHGVILADYDNDGDLDLFNATTDDRIRLYRNKGNGFFENFTSGATLASTRVTYEGYGTIGYGTRGLVVFDADNDGDMDLYGTNWGPVEDIHEVPWITPAQPNEFFINNGNGTFSNVTDRGCTPVNPSNEGTQGVTAIDIDEDGDMDIFVCHRNYAFLGYNSDGTANFGRGATPAPNDLFINDGKGNFTEADVRARGLWSEANDCNATTFADYDNDGDLDAFVVYANDSRPVVRVLKNDGKGYFTNVSASLNIEQWGFTPFLFDMDNDGDLDLYSPRTRERGRIYRNNGDGTFTLQSGTGVEISMYDPRGGSIADLDGDGDLDIYITDANKDAGPYFNRMFRNDTPSNNRWLKVWGSGPKGDLGAFGTKIWLFEKGYMDDMTRLVGYKQIINAYGYLSQDDIVQHFGVAQRDSVDIRIKMLDGTILKTRLKTNTRFYFSKPASIAVNGGDNQSASSGGMVAQPLSVVVKDAKGKAVAGAVVTFSADSGDGVFTPAPLVYTDLSGMASVYYTAGAQTGACKITAKTASVSVPFTLTVTNSGPAILSLVSGGGQSAYTGQVLADSIRVKVNNSSGLGQSGHPVQFTLTAGNGRLKPGDVTSLQRTTNSSGIAAVAWQLGMVANSTQTLQVISSYNSQPLTGSPLEIQATALQRIISTGKPKNLLYVSGDGQTGVAGDTLASALVVQLVDSVGVGCPDYDILFQVTSGDGTLRGAAQQIVRTDSEGKAAVSLRLGPLAGISNHHVSVRYNGLAKVLYFTASARAAAAATLMKVDGDQQMGAPGYTLPHYLQVKVTDEFGNRVSGHPVTFTIASLDGYVNDQKSVTAATDSAGVAGVLFKLGATPGAYIVSVSSKLNGLPLLGSPQLFSAIAVSDPAALQRITPDSTSGLAGQLLGMPLQVRVTDQSGYPVPNHPVTFWVRRGGGSLEGQSQLTRISDANGVAAVTPTLGSALGLANNVIEAQSFFGSGSHLSGSPVRFYISAKKSMAWQIIMASGSGLSAQAGQVLTQPLAVRVVDQAQQPVAGQEVLFQVIQGSGVLGAGQARSATVQSNSSGLAQISFRLGSELGDQAHLVRASANDGVAVLRNSPLTFAISAPYGQPDTSASTVILNSPVAADGVAECIVRIHLVDAQGHAVPGERLTLLVSGDGNRITQPEAVTDAAGDAAGVVSSTIAGRKTIRVYLASKSRYLAAAPVVVFTAGMPQRIAVISGDYQTGIIQSALEQPLVIQAEDFNGNPVPATPLEFIPATGSGEISPGGTIVTDASGRAQVTWILGPSVGPQQLSVRAAGTPITRTLTATAVLPQQITLEKAGGDGQFASPGTLFPDSLTVRVVDDHGSPIYGVAILFAVLQGDAVLSTGSAVISDRYGLARVRLAAGTMNGAVRIQALAPTGEPVEFTGSVSLSVPARITPVYGDSLRGEAGTVVYPLMVLITDQAGNPVANVPVHFESRTEGAAVLDAMPLYTGNDGQVAAKVRLATTAGPCLFQASSSHVAGSPLLFTLYADASVASDLVIAAGNQQTARALRPLASPVKVRVLDRYGNGVAGATVQFTPLSGNGTVTPATLLTDTGGWAAAQWTLGAAGTQSLQAKCPALPGKQLIFSALLQENLGPILYAVDDTTIHENDTLILEVAAVDPDGGSTTLAAQNLPAGASFDAVNTGLLIWRPDYRQQGIYTIEFIATDENGGTATKQTIVRVQNRNRPPAIYAFQPESFYYQAPAFKPVSFSVQAGDLDGDPLTYTWRLNGRLAGTGNTLTILTGTTLPAQFILAVTVRDQSDSVAHAWSVQQATGVANAESADRLPESNRLVQNYPNPFNPETTIAYELAAPQRIEIGIYNMSGQRIRTLLSGRVPAGCHSIRWNGRTESDELVASGIYYCILRGENFRQMIKLVLLK; encoded by the coding sequence ATGCGTATCCAGTCTATACGAAAAACTGACTCACTCTATCACACCTGTCTAAAAGAGAGACTCCTGGCCCTGTTGGTCCTGATGCTGCCCGCATTGACCACTGGCCAAGTTATCAAGTTCACTGATGTCACGGCTGTGATGAAGGTTCCCGGCTGGGTGACGAACGGTTTCAGTACCTACGGCCATGGCGCCATCTGGACCGATATTTCCGGAGATTCGCTCCCCGATCTCTATATTGCGAATGCGATGCGGCAAGCCAACTCCAAGCTTCCGGAAACCCTCTACATCAGCCATGCCGGCGCCCCCTATACTGAGGAAGACGGTTCGCGCGGGGTGTCGGACAGCTATGGCAGCACCGGCAGTCATGGAGTCATTTTAGCTGACTATGACAATGACGGCGACCTGGATCTTTTCAACGCCACTACGGATGATCGGATTCGCCTCTATCGCAACAAGGGCAACGGATTCTTTGAGAATTTTACGAGCGGCGCCACCCTGGCCTCAACGCGGGTAACCTACGAAGGCTACGGCACGATTGGTTATGGCACCCGCGGCCTGGTCGTTTTCGATGCCGATAATGACGGTGACATGGATCTCTACGGGACCAATTGGGGGCCGGTCGAAGATATCCACGAGGTTCCCTGGATCACGCCGGCGCAGCCCAATGAGTTCTTCATCAACAACGGCAACGGCACATTTTCGAACGTGACCGACCGCGGTTGCACACCGGTCAATCCAAGCAATGAAGGGACCCAGGGCGTGACTGCGATCGATATCGATGAAGACGGCGATATGGACATCTTTGTCTGCCACCGCAACTATGCCTTTCTAGGGTATAACTCCGATGGCACGGCCAATTTTGGACGCGGGGCGACACCGGCCCCCAACGATCTTTTTATCAACGATGGCAAGGGTAATTTTACCGAAGCGGACGTGCGCGCACGGGGACTCTGGTCTGAAGCCAATGACTGCAACGCCACAACGTTCGCCGATTACGACAATGACGGCGATCTCGATGCTTTTGTAGTTTACGCCAACGACAGTCGTCCTGTTGTACGCGTCCTGAAGAATGACGGCAAGGGCTATTTTACCAATGTGAGCGCATCGCTGAATATCGAGCAATGGGGATTTACACCCTTTCTGTTCGATATGGACAATGACGGGGATCTTGACCTTTATTCGCCTCGCACCCGAGAACGGGGGCGCATCTATCGCAACAATGGCGACGGGACGTTCACCCTGCAGAGCGGGACGGGTGTCGAAATCAGCATGTATGATCCGCGCGGGGGGAGCATCGCCGATCTGGACGGCGACGGTGATCTGGATATTTACATTACGGATGCCAACAAGGATGCCGGCCCTTATTTCAACCGCATGTTCCGCAATGATACACCCAGCAATAACCGCTGGCTCAAGGTTTGGGGCAGCGGCCCCAAGGGTGATCTGGGGGCCTTTGGCACCAAGATCTGGCTCTTCGAGAAGGGGTACATGGATGATATGACCAGGCTGGTCGGCTACAAGCAGATCATCAACGCCTATGGCTATCTCTCCCAGGATGATATTGTCCAGCATTTCGGTGTGGCCCAGCGGGACTCGGTTGATATTAGAATCAAAATGCTCGACGGGACGATCCTCAAGACGCGACTCAAGACCAACACGCGGTTCTATTTTTCCAAACCCGCTTCCATCGCGGTCAACGGCGGCGACAACCAGAGTGCAAGCAGCGGCGGTATGGTTGCTCAGCCGCTGAGCGTTGTCGTGAAAGATGCCAAGGGCAAGGCGGTGGCCGGCGCTGTTGTGACCTTTTCAGCGGATTCCGGCGACGGGGTTTTCACTCCGGCTCCGCTGGTTTACACGGACCTGAGCGGCATGGCCAGTGTCTACTACACGGCGGGCGCCCAGACGGGGGCGTGCAAGATCACGGCAAAGACCGCGTCGGTATCGGTACCGTTCACGCTCACTGTGACCAACAGCGGCCCCGCGATTCTGAGCCTGGTGTCCGGCGGCGGCCAGTCCGCATATACCGGCCAGGTCCTGGCCGATTCGATCCGGGTCAAGGTGAACAACAGCTCCGGCTTGGGTCAGAGCGGCCACCCGGTCCAGTTTACCCTGACTGCCGGTAATGGCCGGCTCAAACCGGGTGATGTCACCTCCCTGCAGCGGACCACTAACAGCAGCGGCATCGCCGCGGTGGCGTGGCAGCTCGGCATGGTGGCCAACTCGACGCAGACCCTGCAAGTCATCTCTTCCTATAACAGCCAGCCTCTTACCGGATCCCCCCTTGAAATCCAGGCTACGGCGCTGCAGCGCATCATTTCCACCGGCAAGCCCAAGAATCTCCTTTATGTCAGCGGTGACGGCCAGACCGGCGTCGCCGGCGATACCCTCGCTTCCGCTCTGGTGGTCCAGCTGGTCGACAGTGTGGGCGTAGGCTGTCCCGATTACGACATCCTTTTCCAGGTCACCTCGGGAGACGGCACCCTTCGGGGGGCGGCGCAGCAGATTGTCCGCACCGACAGCGAGGGCAAGGCAGCGGTCTCGCTGCGGCTCGGCCCGCTTGCCGGCATCTCAAACCACCATGTGAGCGTGCGTTATAATGGCCTCGCGAAGGTGCTCTATTTTACCGCTTCCGCCAGAGCGGCCGCCGCGGCCACACTCATGAAGGTGGACGGTGATCAGCAGATGGGCGCGCCGGGGTATACCCTGCCGCATTACCTCCAGGTCAAGGTCACTGATGAGTTCGGCAATCGGGTGTCAGGCCACCCTGTCACCTTCACCATAGCCAGCCTCGACGGCTATGTCAACGATCAGAAAAGCGTCACCGCCGCGACCGACAGCGCCGGCGTTGCCGGAGTGCTTTTCAAACTCGGCGCCACCCCGGGGGCCTACATCGTCTCGGTTTCTTCCAAGCTGAACGGGCTTCCGCTTTTGGGCTCGCCACAGCTTTTCTCCGCAATTGCTGTTTCGGATCCCGCCGCTTTGCAGCGGATCACTCCGGACAGCACCTCCGGACTGGCGGGGCAGCTTCTCGGGATGCCACTCCAGGTGCGGGTGACCGATCAAAGCGGCTATCCGGTGCCCAATCATCCCGTCACCTTTTGGGTGCGGCGCGGGGGCGGCAGCCTCGAAGGCCAATCGCAGCTTACACGGATCAGTGATGCCAATGGCGTGGCAGCGGTCACACCGACTCTCGGCAGCGCGCTGGGTCTTGCCAACAACGTCATTGAAGCCCAGTCCTTTTTCGGAAGCGGATCGCATCTCTCCGGTTCGCCGGTGCGATTTTATATCAGCGCCAAAAAGAGCATGGCCTGGCAGATCATAATGGCCAGCGGCAGCGGTTTGAGTGCTCAGGCGGGACAGGTGCTGACGCAGCCGCTGGCGGTTCGGGTGGTGGACCAGGCGCAGCAGCCGGTCGCTGGCCAGGAGGTGCTCTTCCAGGTCATCCAGGGATCGGGCGTGCTGGGCGCCGGACAAGCGCGCAGCGCAACCGTCCAGAGCAACAGCAGCGGCCTCGCCCAGATCAGCTTCCGGCTTGGGAGTGAGCTGGGCGATCAGGCGCACCTGGTACGTGCCAGCGCGAATGACGGAGTGGCGGTGTTGCGCAACTCGCCTCTGACCTTTGCGATCAGTGCACCCTATGGGCAGCCGGATACCTCCGCCTCGACGGTGATCCTCAATTCGCCGGTTGCCGCGGACGGTGTTGCCGAGTGCATTGTGCGCATCCACCTGGTCGATGCCCAGGGCCATGCGGTCCCCGGTGAGCGGTTGACCCTACTGGTCAGTGGCGATGGTAACCGGATCACCCAGCCGGAGGCGGTGACCGATGCGGCCGGTGATGCGGCAGGCGTCGTCAGTTCGACAATCGCGGGCCGCAAGACCATCCGCGTCTATCTTGCCAGCAAATCCCGCTACCTTGCGGCTGCGCCGGTGGTGGTTTTCACCGCGGGTATGCCGCAGCGCATTGCTGTGATCAGCGGGGATTACCAGACCGGCATCATTCAGTCGGCGCTGGAACAGCCTCTGGTTATTCAGGCGGAGGACTTTAATGGCAATCCCGTCCCGGCCACCCCGCTCGAGTTCATCCCTGCAACGGGCAGCGGCGAGATCTCTCCTGGTGGCACCATCGTCACCGACGCTTCAGGCCGGGCGCAGGTCACCTGGATACTCGGCCCGAGTGTGGGGCCACAGCAGTTGAGTGTGCGCGCGGCGGGCACGCCCATTACGCGCACCCTCACCGCTACAGCTGTTCTGCCGCAGCAGATCACCCTTGAAAAGGCCGGCGGTGACGGCCAGTTTGCGTCGCCCGGCACGCTCTTTCCGGATTCCCTCACCGTGCGCGTTGTGGATGACCATGGCTCGCCGATCTATGGGGTGGCCATTCTCTTTGCTGTGCTGCAGGGGGATGCGGTGCTCAGCACGGGAAGTGCGGTGATCAGCGACCGTTACGGGCTGGCCCGGGTGCGGCTGGCTGCCGGGACGATGAATGGAGCCGTTCGGATTCAGGCTTTGGCCCCAACGGGCGAGCCGGTCGAATTCACCGGCTCGGTGTCCTTATCGGTTCCCGCCCGGATCACCCCGGTCTATGGTGACAGTTTGCGGGGCGAAGCCGGTACTGTGGTCTATCCCTTGATGGTGCTGATCACCGACCAGGCCGGCAATCCGGTCGCGAACGTTCCGGTTCATTTTGAGTCCCGCACCGAGGGCGCAGCCGTCCTGGATGCCATGCCCCTTTATACCGGCAATGACGGTCAGGTTGCGGCCAAGGTCCGGCTTGCCACTACGGCAGGGCCCTGTCTTTTCCAGGCCAGCAGCAGCCATGTCGCTGGTTCACCGCTTCTTTTCACTCTATACGCCGATGCCAGCGTGGCATCTGATCTGGTGATCGCCGCGGGCAATCAGCAAACGGCACGTGCCCTCAGGCCCCTGGCGAGTCCGGTCAAGGTGCGCGTCCTGGACCGTTATGGCAACGGCGTCGCCGGCGCGACCGTCCAGTTTACACCGCTCTCCGGCAACGGGACGGTCACTCCCGCCACCCTGCTGACCGACACCGGCGGATGGGCTGCGGCGCAGTGGACCCTTGGCGCTGCGGGTACCCAGAGTCTCCAGGCCAAATGCCCGGCCCTTCCCGGCAAGCAGTTGATCTTCTCTGCGTTGCTACAGGAAAACCTCGGCCCTATCCTTTACGCCGTCGACGATACCACCATCCACGAGAATGATACTCTGATCCTTGAAGTTGCCGCGGTCGATCCCGACGGCGGCTCGACGACCCTTGCAGCACAAAACCTGCCGGCGGGAGCGAGCTTTGACGCCGTCAATACCGGCCTTCTCATCTGGCGCCCCGACTATCGCCAGCAGGGCATCTATACCATCGAATTCATCGCGACCGATGAGAATGGCGGGACGGCAACCAAACAGACGATTGTGCGTGTGCAAAACCGCAACCGCCCCCCGGCCATCTACGCCTTCCAGCCGGAGTCCTTTTATTACCAGGCGCCGGCGTTCAAGCCGGTGAGCTTTTCGGTACAGGCCGGCGATCTCGATGGCGATCCCCTGACCTATACCTGGCGACTCAACGGCCGGTTAGCCGGCACGGGCAATACCTTGACGATCCTGACCGGAACCACCCTCCCGGCACAGTTCATCCTCGCCGTCACGGTCCGGGACCAGAGCGATTCGGTCGCTCACGCCTGGTCGGTGCAGCAGGCCACCGGAGTAGCCAATGCGGAAAGTGCAGACCGGCTGCCGGAAAGCAACCGGCTGGTGCAAAACTATCCCAATCCCTTTAATCCCGAGACCACCATCGCCTACGAATTGGCGGCGCCGCAGCGTATCGAGATCGGGATCTACAACATGTCCGGCCAGCGCATCCGGACGCTGTTATCCGGCCGGGTACCGGCGGGCTGCCATTCCATCCGCTGGAACGGCCGCACGGAGAGCGATGAACTCGTTGCCTCCGGCATTTATTACTGTATCCTGCGCGGCGAGAACTTTCGCCAGATGATCAAGCTCGTCCTTTTAAAGTAG